Proteins encoded in a region of the Marinococcus sp. PL1-022 genome:
- a CDS encoding ABC transporter ATP-binding protein: MEPTLHLQGVSKMYGNQVAVADLDIDVQPGEIFGFLGPSGSGKTTTIKMITNQLEATDGEVRVFGRSLPVRATSEFYRRFGVLTDNSGLYQRLSIEENLALYAKLYDVPRQRIQDVLELVNLQDARRRSVAKLSKGMRQRTVLARTLLHEPELLVLDEPTSALDPGNVQHIHQGLRALNEHGTTIFLSTHDMQEAETLCDRVAFIYDGRLQQVDTPKNLRRRYSEGMIQVELTNGDVHTLANTPAYAKQLYEYMADERVAAIHSQEPTLGDIFVRLTGRELV, translated from the coding sequence ATGGAACCGACTCTTCATCTTCAAGGAGTATCCAAGATGTACGGCAATCAGGTAGCCGTCGCCGACCTGGATATCGACGTGCAGCCGGGCGAAATTTTCGGCTTTTTAGGCCCGAGCGGCTCCGGAAAAACAACCACTATTAAAATGATCACCAATCAGCTCGAGGCAACCGACGGCGAGGTGCGCGTCTTCGGACGGTCTCTGCCGGTGCGGGCGACGAGCGAATTTTACCGGCGGTTTGGGGTGCTGACGGATAACAGCGGCCTGTACCAGCGGCTGAGCATCGAGGAAAATCTCGCGCTTTATGCCAAGCTGTATGACGTGCCCAGGCAGCGCATCCAGGACGTGCTGGAGCTTGTGAACCTGCAGGACGCACGCCGCAGGTCTGTGGCCAAGCTGTCCAAGGGCATGAGGCAGCGGACGGTTCTCGCCCGGACGCTGCTCCATGAACCGGAGCTTCTCGTGCTCGACGAACCGACGTCGGCGCTTGATCCGGGCAACGTGCAGCATATTCACCAGGGGCTGCGGGCATTAAACGAACACGGAACAACGATTTTTCTTTCGACCCACGACATGCAGGAGGCGGAAACGCTCTGCGACCGGGTGGCCTTTATCTATGACGGGCGTCTGCAGCAGGTAGATACCCCGAAAAACCTGCGGCGCCGGTATTCGGAGGGCATGATCCAGGTAGAGCTGACGAATGGGGATGTGCATACGCTTGCGAACACCCCGGCGTATGCCAAACAGCTGTACGAATATATGGCTGACGAACGGGTGGCCGCGATCCATTCCCAGGAACCGACCCTGGGTGACATTTTCGTCCGTTTAACGGGAAGGGAGCTGGTGTAA
- a CDS encoding ABC transporter permease, which produces MMAVQRMYAIFMKDVKDLSKNLFVTTTVITPVLLALFYGQQDQLPIEIHYLTFNIALVLVATFVQAALIAEEKEKHTLRGLMLSPASPWEILAGKNVLTFLFTALTLLVCILLAGYEPAHAGIVGAGMVLSIGFYLALGTLLGLLATSVVQASVALLPIMFVFGFSQIIEEMANRYQAAGVLEYLPNVQLVEIARQVEQGAAWGDVTAPLLWIVGWTAVMWGVVFITYQRRQLED; this is translated from the coding sequence ATGATGGCCGTGCAGCGCATGTATGCAATTTTTATGAAGGATGTTAAAGATTTATCGAAAAACCTGTTTGTGACGACCACTGTAATAACGCCGGTCCTCCTGGCTCTGTTTTACGGACAGCAGGACCAGCTGCCGATAGAAATTCATTACTTAACGTTCAACATTGCGCTGGTGCTTGTGGCGACATTTGTCCAGGCCGCACTAATTGCCGAGGAAAAGGAAAAGCATACCCTGCGGGGGCTGATGCTCTCTCCGGCATCCCCGTGGGAAATTCTGGCCGGCAAAAATGTGTTAACCTTTCTGTTCACGGCATTGACGCTGCTTGTATGTATTCTCCTCGCCGGGTACGAGCCGGCTCACGCAGGCATTGTCGGAGCGGGGATGGTGCTGTCGATCGGTTTCTACCTGGCGCTCGGTACGTTACTGGGTCTCCTGGCGACGTCGGTCGTTCAGGCATCTGTCGCTCTGCTGCCGATCATGTTTGTTTTCGGGTTTTCGCAGATTATCGAAGAGATGGCCAACCGATACCAGGCAGCAGGCGTACTGGAATACCTGCCGAACGTCCAGCTGGTGGAGATTGCCCGCCAGGTGGAGCAGGGAGCGGCATGGGGCGACGTGACAGCTCCGCTCCTATGGATTGTCGGATGGACAGCGGTCATGTGGGGCGTCGTTTTCATCACCTATCAGCGTCGTCAACTGGAGGACTGA
- the mqo gene encoding malate dehydrogenase (quinone), with protein MVTPLYISKEEDTMQHNNTTSDVILIGAGIVSATLATLLKKLEPEWRITIFEKLDSAGQESSNEWNNAGTGHAALCELNYTPEQPDGSLKTSRAVEINEQFQISRQLWAHLVDQGHLKNPEEFIRPLPHISFVYGQDHVNFLKKRFEALDGHPQFQGMEFSDDPEQIRQWIPLMMEGRDSDEPIAATKVDHGTDINFGELTRQMLASLEKQNNVEIRYNHSVDDIAQRPDGTWEVKVRNHQQETLEEHTTSFAFIGAGGGALPLLQKTGIPESRHIGGFPISGEFLVCDNPEVVQKHHSKVYGKEPEGTPPMTVPHLDRRHIEGRDTLLYGPFAGFTPKFLKQGSPMDLFGSVKPTNVLTMLAAGAKNTSLLKYLAQQLSMTKENRMEELRNFVPDASSEDWELLVAGQRVQLIEDTEEGGRGALQFGTKLIHAEDRTMAALLGESPGASVSVSIMLEVLNKCFPEHLEAWEPKLKEIIPSYGKSLEDNPELLDMVHDSTSRTLKLTALKA; from the coding sequence ATGGTGACTCCACTCTATATTTCAAAGGAGGAAGACACGATGCAACACAATAATACCACGAGCGATGTAATTTTGATTGGCGCCGGCATCGTCAGTGCGACGCTCGCCACGCTTCTAAAAAAACTGGAGCCGGAATGGCGCATCACCATTTTTGAAAAGCTCGATTCTGCGGGACAGGAGAGCTCGAATGAATGGAACAACGCCGGTACCGGGCATGCGGCTCTCTGCGAACTGAACTATACTCCCGAGCAGCCGGACGGCTCTCTTAAGACCAGCCGGGCGGTCGAAATTAATGAACAGTTTCAGATTTCAAGACAGCTCTGGGCGCATCTGGTGGACCAGGGCCACCTTAAAAACCCGGAGGAGTTTATCCGTCCCCTGCCCCACATCAGCTTTGTGTACGGACAGGATCACGTAAACTTTCTGAAGAAACGGTTCGAGGCCCTCGACGGCCATCCCCAGTTTCAGGGCATGGAGTTTTCCGACGATCCCGAGCAAATCAGGCAGTGGATTCCGTTGATGATGGAGGGGCGTGATTCCGACGAGCCGATCGCGGCCACGAAGGTCGACCACGGCACCGATATCAATTTCGGGGAACTCACGCGCCAGATGCTTGCCAGCCTGGAGAAACAAAATAACGTCGAGATCCGCTACAATCACTCCGTCGACGATATTGCCCAGCGACCAGACGGCACGTGGGAAGTAAAGGTCCGAAACCACCAACAGGAAACGCTCGAAGAGCATACGACCTCCTTCGCTTTTATCGGTGCCGGCGGCGGCGCCCTGCCGCTGCTGCAAAAAACCGGCATTCCCGAAAGCAGGCATATCGGCGGTTTTCCGATCAGCGGTGAATTCCTTGTCTGTGATAATCCCGAGGTCGTCCAAAAGCATCATTCCAAGGTGTACGGCAAAGAACCGGAGGGCACTCCACCGATGACGGTGCCGCACCTGGACCGGCGTCATATCGAAGGCAGGGACACACTATTGTACGGCCCGTTCGCCGGATTTACGCCCAAGTTTTTGAAGCAGGGCTCGCCGATGGACCTGTTTGGCTCGGTCAAGCCGACAAACGTGCTGACGATGCTTGCAGCCGGCGCAAAGAATACGTCGCTGCTCAAGTACCTCGCCCAGCAGCTGAGCATGACCAAGGAGAACCGGATGGAGGAGCTGCGCAATTTCGTCCCGGATGCGTCCAGTGAGGACTGGGAGCTTCTAGTCGCCGGCCAGCGCGTCCAGCTGATTGAGGATACCGAGGAGGGCGGCCGCGGGGCCCTGCAGTTTGGGACCAAGCTGATTCATGCCGAAGACCGCACGATGGCGGCGCTTCTCGGTGAATCACCGGGCGCTTCCGTGTCTGTGTCGATTATGCTTGAAGTCCTGAATAAATGCTTCCCCGAGCACCTGGAGGCGTGGGAGCCGAAGCTGAAGGAAATCATTCCATCCTACGGCAAATCCCTGGAGGATAACCCTGAGCTGCTTGACATGGTACACGACTCCACCTCGCGCACCCTTAAGTTAACGGCACTTAAAGCTTAA
- a CDS encoding MMPL family transporter: MRHKKSVISGAFLILLVLALGTVKWGPSFDDALTIPGTPAEEANDVLEDAFSGAATGAQADIVFQAPEGEALTDADNQQAINDLLTTIQDSDDHVETIAPPSQLQNFNDSETVGYATVTFDEPAEEVPASSIENLEDSVDQTRDQGIQTELTGDIEFSGHGIGSGEILGIVVAFLVLAVTFASFLAAGMPIFSAMLGLGISLLLIVIGSNFVNIQGVSLSLAAMLGIAVGIDYSLFIMTRFRKQLAEGHSVREAAAIANGTAGSAVVFAGITVMIGLLGLSITGIPFLTMMGIGASISILMAVFVAIIVLPALLGALGHRITPFKSNRFLNAFTRTSKGDRPQNKWGGFVTKRPWLVTIISTALLVTIALPFTHVNLGLPTDGTAKQEDTTEHKAYDLQTEAYGEGVHATLTTALQVDDSMNQQTVQQTLQEMSTDLEELDAVDRVAQPIPNEAGDTYIVSVTPTSGPNDPQTKNLVENIRSFSYENTELFVTGTTAVNIDISDKLQDALPIFALFVVGFAYVLLVLVFRSVLLPLKAVLGFLLSLAATLGFVVFVIQDGHLLDLFGFPGESAVLAFLPIISIGILFGLAMDYEVFLVSRMREVYTQTGDPQEAILAGMRDNGKVVVAAGLIMMAVFIGFIATPDAMVKSIGLSLTFGVLFDAFVVRLTIVPAVMKLMGRAAWYMPRWLDRLLPDIDVEGEKLSHRKNQDK, from the coding sequence GTGCGCCACAAGAAATCAGTGATCAGCGGGGCTTTTCTGATTCTGCTCGTGCTGGCTCTTGGCACCGTTAAATGGGGGCCTTCGTTTGACGATGCATTAACCATTCCGGGAACACCGGCCGAAGAAGCCAATGACGTGCTCGAAGACGCCTTTTCCGGGGCCGCTACCGGCGCTCAGGCTGACATCGTATTCCAGGCACCGGAAGGCGAAGCCCTGACCGATGCTGATAACCAGCAGGCGATTAACGATTTGCTGACCACCATTCAGGACAGCGATGACCATGTGGAAACAATCGCTCCCCCGTCTCAGCTCCAGAATTTTAATGACTCCGAAACCGTTGGGTATGCGACGGTAACGTTTGATGAACCGGCCGAGGAGGTGCCGGCCTCCTCCATCGAAAACCTGGAGGACTCTGTCGACCAAACGCGCGACCAGGGGATCCAGACTGAGCTGACCGGCGATATTGAGTTTTCCGGTCACGGCATCGGCTCCGGGGAAATCCTCGGCATTGTTGTTGCGTTTCTCGTGCTAGCGGTGACGTTTGCTTCGTTTTTGGCAGCCGGTATGCCAATTTTTTCAGCGATGCTTGGCCTCGGCATCAGCCTATTACTGATTGTCATCGGATCAAATTTCGTAAATATTCAGGGCGTATCGCTGAGTCTGGCAGCCATGCTCGGCATTGCTGTAGGAATCGATTACTCCCTGTTCATCATGACACGCTTTCGTAAACAGCTGGCGGAAGGACACTCCGTGCGGGAAGCCGCGGCCATTGCAAACGGGACCGCCGGCTCAGCCGTCGTGTTCGCTGGGATCACAGTGATGATCGGGCTACTCGGCCTCTCCATTACCGGCATTCCGTTTCTTACCATGATGGGCATCGGCGCCTCCATCAGCATCCTGATGGCTGTGTTCGTTGCGATTATTGTCCTGCCGGCGCTTCTTGGAGCTCTGGGCCACCGCATTACCCCGTTTAAAAGCAACCGGTTTTTAAACGCGTTTACCCGGACCTCCAAAGGCGACCGGCCCCAAAACAAATGGGGCGGCTTTGTCACCAAACGCCCGTGGCTCGTGACAATTATAAGCACGGCCCTTCTTGTTACCATTGCCCTTCCTTTTACGCATGTGAATCTGGGACTGCCAACCGACGGCACGGCGAAGCAGGAAGACACTACGGAGCACAAGGCCTACGATCTTCAAACGGAAGCCTACGGGGAAGGAGTTCATGCGACGTTAACCACAGCGCTCCAGGTGGATGACTCAATGAATCAGCAGACTGTTCAGCAGACGCTGCAGGAAATGAGCACCGACCTCGAGGAGCTCGATGCCGTCGACCGGGTGGCCCAGCCGATTCCAAATGAAGCGGGGGACACATATATTGTCAGCGTCACCCCGACCTCCGGGCCGAATGACCCGCAGACGAAAAACCTGGTGGAGAACATCCGCTCCTTTTCCTATGAGAATACAGAGCTGTTTGTAACAGGAACGACCGCGGTTAACATTGACATTTCGGATAAGCTGCAGGATGCCCTGCCGATTTTTGCCCTGTTTGTTGTCGGATTTGCTTATGTATTACTTGTGCTGGTCTTCCGTTCGGTTCTGCTGCCGTTAAAGGCTGTGCTGGGCTTTTTACTGTCGCTTGCAGCCACGCTCGGCTTTGTGGTTTTTGTTATTCAGGATGGCCATCTGCTTGATTTATTCGGCTTCCCCGGGGAAAGCGCCGTTCTGGCATTTCTTCCTATCATTTCCATTGGCATTTTATTCGGTCTCGCCATGGACTATGAGGTATTTCTGGTCAGCCGCATGCGCGAAGTGTACACTCAGACCGGCGATCCCCAGGAAGCCATTCTCGCCGGCATGCGTGATAACGGCAAAGTCGTTGTCGCCGCCGGGCTCATTATGATGGCTGTGTTCATCGGCTTTATCGCAACGCCGGACGCAATGGTCAAATCCATCGGTCTCTCCTTAACCTTCGGGGTATTATTCGATGCATTTGTTGTCCGTCTGACGATTGTGCCGGCAGTTATGAAGCTGATGGGCAGAGCCGCCTGGTACATGCCCCGCTGGCTCGACCGCCTGCTTCCGGATATCGACGTGGAAGGGGAAAAACTGAGCCACCGCAAAAATCAGGATAAATAG
- a CDS encoding TetR/AcrR family transcriptional regulator, whose amino-acid sequence MRKARQDSINSKQYIMEAVTLLIEKQDIEDITVTDICKKAGVARVTFYKYYTSIYDVMNASVEKELNSFIRHLSGKDQREHLTLELFTQLMTYKLSERRLPLERLVNSNALSILLDYFTYAVQSLSASNMLFHNQLDRGSVLFASGGMFNMVVEWIRDGFQEPVETLAERMARVIPKDMLRADEET is encoded by the coding sequence ATGAGAAAAGCACGGCAGGACAGCATCAATTCAAAGCAGTACATTATGGAGGCAGTCACGCTCCTGATTGAAAAACAGGATATTGAAGATATTACTGTCACCGATATCTGCAAAAAAGCCGGAGTGGCCCGGGTCACGTTTTACAAGTACTATACGTCGATTTATGACGTCATGAATGCCTCGGTGGAAAAAGAATTGAACTCCTTCATCCGCCACCTGTCCGGCAAGGATCAGCGCGAGCATCTTACCCTTGAATTGTTTACGCAGCTAATGACCTATAAATTGAGCGAGCGCCGTCTTCCGCTGGAACGGCTGGTGAACTCGAATGCCCTTTCCATTCTGTTGGATTATTTTACGTACGCGGTGCAATCGTTATCCGCCTCCAACATGCTGTTTCATAACCAGCTGGACCGGGGGTCGGTGCTGTTTGCCTCCGGCGGCATGTTTAATATGGTGGTCGAATGGATCCGAGACGGCTTTCAGGAGCCGGTAGAAACGTTGGCTGAACGGATGGCCCGGGTCATCCCGAAGGATATGCTCCGTGCCGATGAAGAGACGTAA
- a CDS encoding citrate:proton symporter, which translates to MNYMYFYYESAFNILRQRYYKKGRDTILAIDGFLIIGILLFLVLTKKTSIHFALVVVPIAVALLTGFGPGELSGFMETGLSNIAQTGIMITFAILFFGIMFDAGLFDPIIKGVIKIAGGDPVKITIGTAIIAMVSHLDGSGSSTFLITVSSMLPIYKSLGMSPLTLAVTAALSAGTMNMVPWGGSTLRAASVLNVNVMDLFTPMLPVLAVGLLWVLACSYWLGKQERKKLGIIHELPEEVREREMKQPEGSDLKRPNLFYVNILLTLLVLTCLITEFFPLAVTFIIAVPLALLINYRDLDIQQRLIENHAKGAIYTASIIFSAGIFTGILQETGMIEAMADSMVGLVPNSWGGALPVILAFIAMPLSLLFDPDSFYFGVLPVLSEVGENFGIEPVTMGRAAIIGQMTTGFPVSPLTGSTWLLVGLAGVHIGDLQKKAIPLAFGTSVVMAIMALMIGVI; encoded by the coding sequence ATGAATTATATGTATTTTTATTATGAAAGCGCTTTTAATATACTTAGACAAAGATACTATAAGAAGGGGAGAGATACTATTCTTGCTATAGACGGGTTTTTAATTATCGGAATATTATTATTTTTAGTCCTCACCAAGAAAACATCCATTCACTTTGCGCTCGTTGTTGTCCCTATTGCTGTAGCCCTGCTTACAGGCTTTGGCCCGGGAGAATTAAGCGGCTTTATGGAAACAGGCTTAAGTAATATTGCCCAAACGGGTATTATGATTACTTTTGCTATTCTTTTTTTCGGTATCATGTTTGATGCTGGTTTGTTTGATCCCATCATTAAAGGCGTCATAAAAATTGCGGGTGGCGATCCGGTGAAAATTACTATCGGAACGGCCATTATCGCCATGGTTTCGCATTTAGATGGTTCGGGGTCGAGTACTTTTCTGATTACAGTTTCATCGATGCTTCCGATTTACAAATCGCTTGGCATGAGTCCATTAACACTAGCTGTCACCGCTGCTTTGAGCGCAGGAACAATGAATATGGTTCCATGGGGCGGATCGACCCTCCGGGCTGCATCAGTATTAAATGTTAACGTGATGGATTTATTTACTCCTATGCTTCCGGTGCTTGCTGTAGGCCTGTTATGGGTTCTGGCATGCAGCTATTGGCTTGGGAAACAAGAGCGTAAAAAGCTTGGTATTATTCATGAGCTTCCGGAAGAAGTACGGGAAAGAGAAATGAAGCAGCCGGAGGGCAGTGATCTTAAACGTCCAAATTTATTTTATGTAAATATTCTGCTGACACTTCTGGTATTAACCTGTTTGATCACAGAATTCTTCCCACTGGCTGTTACCTTTATCATCGCTGTTCCTCTTGCACTGCTGATTAATTATCGTGATCTGGATATTCAGCAAAGGCTTATCGAAAATCATGCGAAGGGAGCAATCTACACGGCTTCCATTATTTTTTCAGCAGGGATTTTCACAGGAATTTTGCAGGAGACGGGCATGATCGAAGCTATGGCTGATTCCATGGTAGGGCTCGTCCCTAACAGCTGGGGTGGAGCGCTGCCTGTAATTCTTGCTTTTATCGCGATGCCGCTAAGTTTATTATTTGACCCGGATTCCTTTTATTTTGGCGTATTACCAGTGCTTTCAGAAGTAGGAGAAAATTTTGGAATTGAGCCTGTGACTATGGGCCGGGCAGCCATTATCGGCCAGATGACTACAGGTTTCCCGGTTAGTCCATTAACGGGTTCCACTTGGCTGCTTGTGGGATTGGCAGGGGTTCATATTGGGGACCTTCAAAAAAAAGCAATTCCGCTGGCGTTCGGAACAAGCGTAGTGATGGCTATTATGGCTTTGATGATCGGTGTTATTTAA
- a CDS encoding acyclic terpene utilization AtuA family protein, with amino-acid sequence MRAIRIGTGAGYAGDRIDSAKELVEKSSLDYLVLEGLAERTTAIAQIEKSEDPTKGYGAFLEERMEELLPVCLQNGTTLITNLGAANPSAALECVKTIKEKLNLDTLKAVAVSGSDVLSKMQRSSNRIWETEETLADTQLDIVSADAYLGVEQILPALEAEADVIITGRVADPSLFLAPMVYEFDWSLDDWHKLGAGTVFAHLLECGAQVTGGYFADDAYKQVPDLAEVGMPYAEVDSEGQGYISKAPGSGGKVTISTCTEQLLYEVMNPAAYITPDVVADFSGVRFEQTGSDKVTVEGGTGRRRTDTLKVTLGVNRGYLGEGMIGYAGHHALERGRMAEEIIKYRLDKRQLEYADIKYEMIGLNALHGQESDRESHTPYEVMLRVAGLASDKYTAEQIGNEIEALWLNGPGGPGGVRKNSKKVIAAYSSLIAREEINSALIGEGD; translated from the coding sequence TTGCGTGCTATTAGAATTGGAACCGGAGCCGGTTATGCCGGGGACCGTATTGATTCCGCAAAAGAATTAGTAGAAAAATCATCTCTGGATTATCTTGTACTAGAGGGACTGGCGGAGCGAACTACAGCCATAGCTCAAATTGAAAAGAGCGAGGATCCAACTAAAGGTTATGGGGCTTTTTTGGAGGAGCGCATGGAGGAATTGCTGCCCGTATGCCTTCAAAACGGAACTACCCTTATTACGAATTTAGGAGCTGCAAATCCTTCCGCGGCGCTGGAATGTGTGAAAACCATCAAGGAAAAATTAAACCTCGATACGTTGAAGGCAGTAGCCGTATCGGGTTCCGATGTACTTTCAAAGATGCAGCGTTCATCCAATAGAATATGGGAAACCGAGGAAACGTTGGCAGATACCCAGCTCGATATAGTTTCAGCAGATGCCTATCTGGGAGTCGAACAAATCCTTCCGGCTCTAGAGGCAGAGGCTGATGTAATCATCACAGGGCGTGTAGCTGATCCATCACTCTTTCTGGCCCCCATGGTTTATGAATTTGACTGGTCGTTAGATGACTGGCACAAGCTAGGGGCAGGTACTGTATTTGCCCACCTTCTAGAGTGTGGTGCCCAAGTGACTGGAGGATATTTTGCAGACGATGCATATAAGCAGGTTCCAGATCTGGCGGAAGTTGGTATGCCCTATGCAGAAGTGGATAGCGAAGGCCAGGGATATATTTCGAAAGCGCCGGGCTCCGGAGGGAAGGTAACAATATCAACCTGTACAGAACAATTGCTGTATGAAGTAATGAATCCGGCTGCTTACATTACACCAGATGTGGTCGCCGATTTTTCAGGAGTAAGGTTTGAACAGACGGGTTCAGATAAGGTTACTGTTGAAGGAGGGACCGGGCGGAGGCGTACGGATACCCTAAAGGTCACGCTCGGAGTGAATCGTGGCTATTTAGGGGAAGGAATGATCGGTTATGCCGGCCACCATGCGCTCGAACGTGGAAGAATGGCAGAGGAGATCATTAAATATCGGTTGGATAAACGACAGTTGGAATATGCGGATATAAAATACGAAATGATTGGGCTGAACGCTTTACACGGACAGGAAAGCGATAGGGAGTCACACACTCCTTATGAAGTAATGCTTCGTGTGGCAGGTCTGGCGAGTGATAAATATACCGCAGAGCAGATCGGAAATGAGATTGAAGCCCTCTGGCTGAATGGCCCCGGGGGTCCAGGAGGCGTAAGGAAAAACAGTAAGAAAGTGATCGCTGCTTATTCGTCTTTGATTGCCAGGGAAGAAATAAATAGTGCACTCATTGGGGAGGGAGATTAA
- a CDS encoding ROK family transcriptional regulator yields MKGSATGNLDMIKKLNRSLVLEMIREHEEVTRAQIANTLNISRSTVSTIVDELIQKKLVTEHGPGTSTKLGGRKGIVLRFNPKSAFGIGVDIGGTKVLVLITTLDGEVVYKKKFKTSASVEEILSIIETSIEEAAIIKNDIVAMGVGVPSIVEEQSGVVLDAYALGWTNLPLKQILEERFSFPIFINNDVNFAAVGEAWMGSGEQSEDVLFIAIGTGVGSAIISNGKLLRGAHNQAGEIAYSVSEEDVKSHNYNEKGKFGTFERKTSGKFLSHNELSAAEVFSKYLEGDEDAQETVETFIRHLSIQIANSVSLLNPEYVVLGGGVSESLKEIIPRIQEAVELYTPIPTTIKLATLGGEAGSYGAIAYAFKEIEMADIKDKILTDL; encoded by the coding sequence ATGAAAGGATCTGCGACTGGCAATCTTGATATGATAAAAAAATTAAATCGTTCGCTGGTTTTAGAAATGATCAGGGAACACGAGGAGGTGACCCGTGCTCAAATCGCCAATACGCTGAATATCAGCAGGTCTACTGTCTCAACAATTGTTGATGAGTTGATTCAAAAGAAATTAGTTACAGAACACGGCCCGGGGACGTCCACTAAGCTTGGTGGCAGAAAAGGTATAGTGCTGCGTTTTAATCCTAAGTCAGCGTTTGGAATTGGAGTGGACATAGGAGGCACAAAGGTACTGGTATTAATAACTACTTTAGATGGTGAAGTAGTTTATAAGAAAAAATTTAAAACATCTGCAAGCGTTGAAGAGATTTTGAGCATTATTGAGACTTCAATAGAGGAAGCAGCCATTATAAAAAACGACATTGTGGCTATGGGGGTAGGCGTCCCGAGTATTGTAGAGGAGCAGAGTGGGGTGGTGCTTGATGCTTATGCGTTAGGGTGGACCAATCTGCCTCTGAAGCAAATACTTGAGGAACGTTTTTCATTTCCGATTTTTATCAATAATGATGTTAACTTTGCAGCGGTTGGTGAAGCCTGGATGGGTTCTGGAGAGCAATCGGAGGACGTACTTTTTATTGCGATTGGAACGGGCGTAGGGAGCGCAATTATTTCAAACGGAAAGTTGCTGAGGGGAGCACATAATCAAGCTGGTGAAATAGCATATTCTGTCAGCGAAGAAGATGTAAAAAGCCATAACTATAATGAAAAAGGCAAATTTGGAACATTTGAACGGAAAACCTCCGGTAAGTTTTTGTCGCATAATGAACTTTCCGCCGCGGAAGTATTTTCAAAATACCTGGAGGGAGACGAAGACGCACAGGAAACGGTAGAAACATTCATTAGGCATTTATCCATCCAGATTGCAAATTCAGTAAGTTTATTAAATCCGGAATATGTAGTGCTGGGAGGTGGAGTATCTGAGTCGTTAAAAGAAATTATTCCCCGCATTCAGGAGGCTGTAGAGCTTTACACCCCAATACCGACCACAATAAAATTAGCTACTTTAGGAGGAGAGGCGGGAAGCTACGGAGCCATTGCATATGCTTTCAAAGAAATAGAGATGGCGGACATTAAAGATAAAATATTAACTGATTTGTAA